AGTGGTGCATGGGCTGGCAGGTGGTCTACGAGTACCTGCGCATCACGACCCACCCGCGAGTACACGAAACGCCGCTGTCGTTGTCGACGGCGCTCGACGACCTGCGCCCCTATCTCGAAGCGGACAACTGCCACATCCTGGACCACACGCCGTTGCACTACCGAGTCCTGCTCGACATCGCCGGCGACGCGCCGGCCATCGCCGGCAACCTGATTCACGACGCCCACTACGCGGCGCT
Above is a genomic segment from Deltaproteobacteria bacterium containing:
- a CDS encoding PIN domain-containing protein, whose product is MFAVDTNVLVYAHFDRYPQHAKARRFCADRLLSGDEWCMGWQVVYEYLRITTHPRVHETPLSLSTALDDLRPYLEADNCHILDHTPLHYRVLLDIAGDAPAIAGNLIHDAHYAALLREHGVHTLYTADRDFARFGFLKVIDPTA